One region of Vespula vulgaris chromosome 9, iyVesVulg1.1, whole genome shotgun sequence genomic DNA includes:
- the LOC127066227 gene encoding quinone oxidoreductase-like protein 2 isoform X1, giving the protein MSVTIRRVFFTRVAGNYRKSLMRQSVRERTNGTLIKEESTDDSCKTNIPAPEPGKFQAAILDKYDNSLIIQNIESFTTAQPNEVIIDVNYCSVNHSDVLLSKNLYLYEPKLPITLGYELVGDLVYVGKDAQEKGYKIGDKVIALNKERYGGFAERCVAEVADIWKVPSNVKSLDAVCLLNDYMSALIALERVVSIDENDMILVNVGLSSVGLATIDLANNVFRSQVIGICINNDDAVLVHNKGVFASFAYDERDLVECIKEIIGDKGIKAIFDVDGGEYFKKVLKCYTDIYKSGTSLKDLLRDDNFTVAIHHLSREGRIVIAGAAAAKEDAQSKVEAGSFSITGFNLNEYRKKDPDSYRQAGQEVLDFYEEGLVIPVHSTIFGLYKVNEALRFSSEGKTSAKVIVDIKNKEHIVLANKDEDK; this is encoded by the exons ATGTCCGTCACGATTCGACGAGTATTTTTCACGCGCGTAGCTGGAAATTATCGGAAAAGTTTAATGAGGCAAAGTGTTAGGGAAAGAACTAATGGAACgcttataaaagaagaatcaacCGATGACAGTTGCAAAACTAATATTCCTGCACCCGAACCGGGTAAATTTCAAGCAGCGATCTTGGATAAGTACGATAATTCGTTGATTATACAAAACATAGAATCGTTCACAACAGCTCAACCAAACGAA GTTATCATCGACGTAAATTATTGCTCCGTAAATCATTCTGATGTATTGTTGAGTAAAAACTTGTACCTATACGAACCAAAATTGCCCATTACGCTTGGGTATGAACTAGTCGGTGACTTAGTTTACGTAGGAAAGGACGCGCAAGAGAAAGGCTATAAAATTGGAGACAAGGTTATAGCGCTTAATAAAGAACGATACGGAGGATTTGCGGAACGATGCGTAGCAGAAGTTGCA GATATTTGGAAAGTACCATCAAATGTTAAATCATTAGACGCTGTATGTCTTCTTAACGATTATATGAGTGCTCTCATCGCATTGGAAAGAGTAGTGTCCATAGATGAAAATGATATGATTTTAGTAAATGTGGGCTTAAGCAGCGTAGGTTTGGCAACCATTGATCTTGCCAATAATGTATTTAGATCGCAG GTGATCGGTATTTGTATCAATAACGACGATGCTGTTCTCGTTCACAACAAGGGTGTATTTGCGTCCTTTGCGTACGACGAACGAGACTTGGTGGAAtgcataaaagaaattatcggcGACAAAGGCATTAAGGCTATTTTCGATGTAGATGGCGGCGAATATTTCAAGAAAGTTTTAAAATG ttacactgatatatataaaagtggCACATCATTGAAAGATTTACTGCGCGATGATAATTTTACTGTGGCGATACATCATTTATCTCGTGAAG GGCGTATAGTAATTGCCGGCGCAGCTGCCGCTAAGGAGGATGCACAATCGAAGGTCGAAGCAGGTTCTTTTAGTATCACCGGTTTTAACCTTAATGAATACAGAAAAAAGGATCCAGATAGCTATCG ACAAGCCGGACAAGAAGTCTTAGATTTTTACGAAGAAGGCCTCGTTATCCCAGTTCATTCTACGATTTTTGGTCTGTATAAAGTCAACGAGGCGTTACGTTTCTCTTCCGAGGGAAAAACTTCTGCAAAG
- the LOC127066227 gene encoding quinone oxidoreductase-like protein 2 isoform X2: MSVTIRRVFFTRVAGNYRKSLMRQSVRERTNGTLIKEESTDDSCKTNIPAPEPGKFQAAILDKYDNSLIIQNIESFTTAQPNEVIIDVNYCSVNHSDVLLSKNLYLYEPKLPITLGYELVGDLVYVGKDAQEKGYKIGDKVIALNKERYGGFAERCVAEVADIWKVPSNVKSLDAVCLLNDYMSALIALERVVSIDENDMILVNVGLSSVGLATIDLANNVFRSQVIGICINNDDAVLVHNKGVFASFAYDERDLVECIKEIIGDKGIKAIFDVDGGEYFKKVLKCLSHEGRIVIAGAAAAKEDAQSKVEAGSFSITGFNLNEYRKKDPDSYRQAGQEVLDFYEEGLVIPVHSTIFGLYKVNEALRFSSEGKTSAKVIVDIKNKEHIVLANKDEDK; this comes from the exons ATGTCCGTCACGATTCGACGAGTATTTTTCACGCGCGTAGCTGGAAATTATCGGAAAAGTTTAATGAGGCAAAGTGTTAGGGAAAGAACTAATGGAACgcttataaaagaagaatcaacCGATGACAGTTGCAAAACTAATATTCCTGCACCCGAACCGGGTAAATTTCAAGCAGCGATCTTGGATAAGTACGATAATTCGTTGATTATACAAAACATAGAATCGTTCACAACAGCTCAACCAAACGAA GTTATCATCGACGTAAATTATTGCTCCGTAAATCATTCTGATGTATTGTTGAGTAAAAACTTGTACCTATACGAACCAAAATTGCCCATTACGCTTGGGTATGAACTAGTCGGTGACTTAGTTTACGTAGGAAAGGACGCGCAAGAGAAAGGCTATAAAATTGGAGACAAGGTTATAGCGCTTAATAAAGAACGATACGGAGGATTTGCGGAACGATGCGTAGCAGAAGTTGCA GATATTTGGAAAGTACCATCAAATGTTAAATCATTAGACGCTGTATGTCTTCTTAACGATTATATGAGTGCTCTCATCGCATTGGAAAGAGTAGTGTCCATAGATGAAAATGATATGATTTTAGTAAATGTGGGCTTAAGCAGCGTAGGTTTGGCAACCATTGATCTTGCCAATAATGTATTTAGATCGCAG GTGATCGGTATTTGTATCAATAACGACGATGCTGTTCTCGTTCACAACAAGGGTGTATTTGCGTCCTTTGCGTACGACGAACGAGACTTGGTGGAAtgcataaaagaaattatcggcGACAAAGGCATTAAGGCTATTTTCGATGTAGATGGCGGCGAATATTTCAAGAAAGTTTTAAAATG CCTCTCTCATGAAGGGCGTATAGTAATTGCCGGCGCAGCTGCCGCTAAGGAGGATGCACAATCGAAGGTCGAAGCAGGTTCTTTTAGTATCACCGGTTTTAACCTTAATGAATACAGAAAAAAGGATCCAGATAGCTATCG ACAAGCCGGACAAGAAGTCTTAGATTTTTACGAAGAAGGCCTCGTTATCCCAGTTCATTCTACGATTTTTGGTCTGTATAAAGTCAACGAGGCGTTACGTTTCTCTTCCGAGGGAAAAACTTCTGCAAAG